From Mus musculus strain C57BL/6J chromosome 17, GRCm38.p6 C57BL/6J, the proteins below share one genomic window:
- the 4930564C03Rik gene encoding uncharacterized protein LOC75341 has product MKGGKHSCSVLEKEGKETKRQAQPTGRAREGANRLCRCFPSEGLPRIVHDAPTAQTRQQVKKRERVQIKDHQERMLRGRELTEQRLKEQLMQKDQSQLPSLEKLHRVKKEMKDCERANAHPLLQLRTKSLIKLESLLEKSQAGDEGKTAVKPNQKKCLALPPFLRSHVRKIKDQ; this is encoded by the coding sequence ATGAAGGGAGGCAAACATTCCTGTTCAGTactggagaaagaggggaaggagacTAAACGGCAAGCGCAGCCCACAGGCCGGGCCAGAGAGGGTGCAAACAGACTGTGTAGATGCTTCCCCAGTGAAGGGCTGCCAAGAATTGTGCATGATGCCCCCACAGCACAGACAAGACAGCAGGTAAAAAAGAGGGAACGGGTGCAAATCAAAGACCACCAGGAGCGCATGCTTCGAGGGAGGGAACTCACAGAGCAAAGACTCAAAGAACAACTCATGCAGAAAGACCAGAGCCAGCTCCCTTCACTTGAGAAGCTCCATCGagtgaagaaagagatgaaggACTGTGAAAGGGCCAATGCACACCCACTTCTGCAGCTACGCACTAAAAGTCTCATTAAGTTGGAGAGTCTTTTGGAGAAGTCTCAGGCAGGAGATGAAGGGAAAACAGCTGTAAAGCCCAATCAAAAGAAATGCTTGGCCCTGCCACCATTTTTGAGAAGTCATGTACGAAAAATCAAAGATCAGTAA